The Ziziphus jujuba cultivar Dongzao chromosome 7, ASM3175591v1 genome includes a region encoding these proteins:
- the LOC107425295 gene encoding LOW QUALITY PROTEIN: anthocyanidin 3-O-glucosyltransferase 2 (The sequence of the model RefSeq protein was modified relative to this genomic sequence to represent the inferred CDS: inserted 2 bases in 1 codon) — translation MKKAELVFIPFPFWSHLTPTIEFAKLLISQDDRISITMLVTKPQFDPKFGDYVESLVAASPVSERINFIALQSDHAFTETNHNVMFSLFMEHQKPQVKNAVSKLIQSNEADNDDDDDSPPRLAGFVIDQLCSCMIDVANEFRVPSYVFFTVSAGFTGLMFHLQALRYEESINPAELNNDPDAKLVLPSFVNPVPVRTFPEPVLDKAACTFFLNHHRRIRKAKGIIVNTFLELEPKTINFLSDHDQFPPVYSVGPSINLTGYNSHVASAGDGNGSDVIRWLDDQPHSSVLFLCFGNVGSFDERQVKEIGYALENSGTRFLWSLRQRPSSATDSRPNGEYTESMEVFVKEFLDRTAGKGKIIKWAPQVAILSHPAVGGFVSHCGWNSILESXYGGIPIATWPLYAEQQLNAFELVKELGLAVDIKLDYAMVFNSEKDQVVVSAQEIEVKIRRLMEQDSDLRKRAKEFREKSRKAVMDGGSSYSSLGRLINDVINNTP, via the exons atgaagaaagcaGAATTGGTGTTCATCCCTTTTCCCTTCTGGAGCCACCTTACACCAACAATTGAGTTTGCAAAACTCCTCATCTCTCAAGATGATCGTATTTCCATCACCATGCTCGTCACGAAGCCGCAATTCGACCCCAAGTTCGGAGACTACGTCGAATCCCTCGTCGCTGCCTCACCAGTATCCGAGCGTATCAACTTCATCGCTCTCCAATCCGACCACGCATTTACAGAAACCAACCATAACGTGATGTTCAGTCTATTCATGGAACACCAAAAACCACAAGTCAAAAATGCTGTCTCCAAACTTATCCAGTCCAATGAAGCCGATAACGACGACGATGATGACTCGCCGCCTCGACTCGCGGGTTTTGTCATCGATCAGCTTTGCTCATGCATGATAGACGTGGCGAATGAATTTAGGGTCCCTAGCTACGTCTTTTTCACTGTGAGTGCGGGTTTCACAGGACTTATGTTCCATCTCCAAGCACTTCGTTATGAGGAAAGCATAAACCCAGCCGAGTTGAACAATGACCCGGATGCTAAGTTAGTCTTGCCGAGTTTTGTCAACCCGGTTCCTGTTCGGACTTTCCCCGAACCGGTGCTGGACAAAGCTGCGTGTACATTTTTCCTGAATCATCATAGAAGGATAAGAAAAGCCAAGGGTATTATCGTAAATACATTCTTGGAGTTGGAACCTAAGACTATTAATTTTCTATCCGATCATGACCAATTCCCTCCTGTGTATTCGGTGGGTCCTTCCATAAACCTGACTGGTTATAATAGCCACGTGGCGTCAGCAGGGGATGGCAACGGCTCAGATGTAATCAGGTGGCTCGATGATCAACCCCATTCATCTGTATTGTTCTTGTGCTTTGGGAACGTGGGAAGCTTTGATGAGCGTCAGGTGAAAGAGATTGGTTATGCGCTCGAGAACAGCGGAACACGGTTCCTGTGGTCCCTACGTCAGCGACCATCAAGTGCCACGGATAGTAGGCCAAATGGCGAGTACACCGAGTCCATGGAAGTCTTTGTCAAAGAGTTTCTTGATCGGACGGCTGGGAAGGGGAAGATCATAAAATGGGCCCCACAGGTGGCAATCTTGTCCCACCCGGCTGTAGGAGGATTCGTATCACATTGCGGGTGGAATTCTATACTGGAGAG TTATGGTGGAATTCCAATTGCCACGTGGCCGCTGTACGCCGAGCAACAATTGAATGCGTTTGAGTTGGTAAAGGAGCTGGGATTGGCTGTGGATATTAAACTGGACTATGCCATGGTTTTCAATAGTGAGAAGGATCAGGTGGTTGTGAGCGCCCAAGAGATAGAGGTAAAAATAAGAAGGTTGATGGAGCAGGATAGTGATTTAAGGAAGAGAGCAAAAGAGTTTAGGGAAAAGAGTAGAAAGGCAGTGATGGACGGAGGATCTTCTTACTCTTCCTTGGGTCGTTTGATTAATGATGTAATCAACAATACTCCATGA
- the LOC107404873 gene encoding NAD-dependent protein deacylase SRT2, producing MAMFMRLPSRQPFVLTSRNGGGFLGSIMKDFIIHSGGLNWQLWSCRKRVISFPGCVKSMQTSCRISFPTNSSGKEGKVASNFLRDKKLVPDAKAPSLQDVNLLYQFFDQSTKLVVLTGAGMSTECGIPDYRSPNGAYSSGFKPITHQEFLRSSRARRRYWARSYAGWRRFTAAKPSAAHTALASLEKAGRIKFMITQNVDRLHHRAGSNPLELHGTVYSVVCLDCGFSVCRNLFQDQVKALNPKWAAAIESLDYGNPGSDKSFGMKQRPDGDIEIDWEEDFHIPTCQKCNGVLKPDVVFFGDNVPKDRADKSVAAAKECDAFLVLGSSVMTMSAYRLVRAAHEAGAATAIVNVGVTRADDFVPLKINARLGEILPRVLHSGSLSIPAVH from the exons ATGGCAATGTTCATGCGCTTGCCTTCCCGCCAACCCTTCGTCTTG ACTTCCAGAAATGGAGGGGGATTTCTGGGGAGTATCATGAAAG ATTTTATCATCCACTCAGGTGGATTGAATTGGCAATTATGGAGCTGCAGGAAAAGGGTCATTTCTTTTCCTGGTTGTGTGAAATCTATGCAGACATCTTGTCGAATTTCGTTCCCGACTAACTCATCAGGAAAGGAAGGGAAGGTTGCTTCTAACTTTTTGAGGGACAAGAAGTTGGTCCCTGATGCAAAAGCTCCTAGCTTGCAAGATGTTAACCTTTTGTATCAATTTTTCGATCAAAG TACCAAGCTCGTGGTATTGACTGGGGCTGGAATGAGCACAGAATGTGGAATTCCTGATTATAGAAG CCCAAATGGAGCTTATAGTTCTGGCTTCAAACCGATTACCCATCAG GAGTTTCTCCGTTCAAGTCGAGCTCGTAGGCGGTATTGGGCAAGAAGTTATGCTGGCTGGAGACGATTCACTGCAGCAAAGCCTAGTGCTGCTCACACTGCTTTAGCATCTCTTGAAAAGGCTGGTCGGATTAAGTTTATGATTACACAGAACGTTGATAG GCTTCATCATCGTGCTGGTAGCAATCCACTTGAATTACATGGGACTGTTTACTCTGTGGTTTGTTTGGATTGTGGTTTTTCTGTATGCCGGAATCTGTTTCAGGACCAAGTGAAGGCTCTTAATCCAAAG TGGGCAGCAGCAATTGAAAGTTTGGACTACGGCAATCCTGGATCAGACAAGAGCTTTGGCATGAAACAAAGGCCTGATGGTGACATTGAGATTGATTGGGAAGAGGATTTTCACATACCTACTTGTCAAAAGTGCAATGGAGTACTTAAACCAGAC GTTGTCTTCTTTGGCGATAATGTCCCCAAGGATAGAGCTGATAAATCAGTTGCAGCTGCCAAGGAGTGTGATGCTTTTCTTGTGCTAGGATCATCTGTAATGACCATGTCTGCATATCGGCTTGTCAG GGCTGCGCATGAAGCGGGTGCTGCAACTGCAATTGTGAATGTTGGTGTGACACGAGCAGATGATTTTGTGCCTCTGAAAATCAATGCTCGATTAGGAGAG ATCCTACCAAGAGTGCTTCACTCTGGATCCCTCAGCATACCTGCTGTCCACTGA